In a genomic window of Trichoderma atroviride chromosome 4, complete sequence:
- a CDS encoding uncharacterized protein (EggNog:ENOG41), producing the protein MPCFKGIAVSIHANSAPLPEYGIQKQSRLSRISTYIPVPQPTLNPGNKPEPAKFAISITLLTPGLPIPYSAPKPSEANPYPKPQFVGGLHPGSQNERGKPGAVAPYVPLTNSENETIAAYIYFDGRGKEEVATLLRPGEETWVNSRWVQVPDAEGGGLAEREFLFREVGLERWLNGLDLKGHDAAEKLERRRQKFERRRRRQAATLEGNSSMDSDARKGTLRYGDESSPIEPVYDDSDSWSDDDDEPPEATGQIKVAMFRVLASGEIKKGEYSPQFDAHDGDDEYENGNGIDADVEHTTSFAKPKTLDPKTISTQTVTGIDGPDKPYATFTFFYRGERQLQKIGVLQSAKNSQTTALAAKRRSGQIDFSNLGPLKAGGTVGFSAFRDQEAEEARRRKARKKSNGNVADDSDDDDDENELIGKMEEVADKETSSKLAPEDAKFQGELADGVNRIHLKRAHSAEPDANSTPETSQRTDSPADPGLSGGSAPSASSSLQANFDSLAAAMVGSPLKKARPSVDQTNTTGDRFSTTQSLSSALGTVTSSGAESPTKESPALVKPEIKIEEEEEL; encoded by the exons ATGCCCTGCTTCAAGGGTATTGCGGTTAGCATCCATGCCAACTCCGCTCCGTTACCCGAGTACGGCATACAGAAGCAGTCGAGGCTGTCTCGCATTAGCACGTACATTCCCGTGCCGCAGCCGACCCTCAACCCAGGCAACAAGCCGGAGCCCGCCAAGTTTGCCATCTCGATCACGCTGTTGACGCCCGGCCTTCCCATCCCGTACTCGGCCCCAAAGCCGTCCGAGGCCAACCCGTACCCGAAGCCACAATTCGTTGGAGGTCTCCACCCTGGCTCCCAGAATGAACGAGGCAAGCCTGGAGCTGTGGCTCCCTACGTGCCCTTGACAAACTCTGAAAACGAAACGATTGCCGCCTATATTTATTTCGATGGGAGGGGCAAGGAGGAGGTGGCCACTTTACTGCGCCCTGGCGAGGAGACTTGGGTCAATAGTCGATGGGTCCAAGTCCCTGATGCTGAAGGCGGCGGCTTGGCCGAGCGTGAATTCCTCTTCCGCGAGGTTGGCCTCGAGCGCTGGCTTAACGGCTTAGATCTCAAGGGCCACGATGCTGCAGAAAAGCTTGAGAGGCGGCGTCAGAAGTTTGAAAGACGGAGGCGGCGACAGGCAGCGACCCTGGAAGGCAACTCCAGCATGGATTCAGATGCGCGAAAGGGCACTCTGCGATATGGCGACGAAAGCTCGCCAATCGAGCCCGTGTATGACGACTCCGATTCTTGGtctgacgacgatgatgaaccTCCGGAGGCAACAGGCCAGATCAAGGTAGCCATGTTCCGCGTTCTAGCCTCaggagaaataaaaaagggagagTACTCTCCTCAGTTTGATGCACacgatggagatgacgaATATGAGAATGGCAACGGAATCGACGCAGATGTTGAGCACACTACGAGTTTCGCTAAACCCAAGACGCTCGATCCCAAGACCATCAGCACCCAAACAGTTACTGGAATTGATGGCCCAGACAAGCCTTATGCTACTTTTACATTCTTTTACCGTGGCGAAA GACAACTGCAAAAGATTGGCGTCCTCCAGTCAGCCAAGAACTCACAGACAACAGCTCTCGCGGCCAAACGACGCTCAGGTCAGATAGACTTTTCTAACCTAGGACCTCTCAAGGCCGGTGGCACAGTCGGATTTTCTGCGTTCCGAGACCAGGAAGCCGAAGAGGCACGACGACGAAAGGctaggaagaagagcaacggCAATGTTGCTGATGacagcgacgatgacgatgacgaaaaTGAACTCATTGGCAAGATGGAGGAAGTAGCCGACAAGGAAACTAGCTCCAAGCTAGCTCCAGAAGATGCCAAATTCCAAGGCGAATTAGCAGATGGCGTTAACCGTATACAC CTTAAGAGGGCACACTCGGCCGAACCAGACGCAAATTCTACCCCAGAAACATCGCAACGAACCGATTCACCGGCCGATCCAGGATTGTCAGGCGGATCAGCACCAAGTGCAAGCTCAAGCCTGCAGGCCAATTTTGACTCTCTTGCTGCGGCAATGGTTGGCAGCCCGCTCAAAAAGGCACGACCAAGCGTTGATCAGACCAATACTACTGGAGATAGATTCTCTACTACTCAAAGCTTGAGTTCAGCTCTGGGAACAGTTACTTCAAGTGGTGCTGAGTCTCCTACCAAAGAATCGCCAGCTTTGGTGAAGCCcgaaataaaaatagaagaagaggaagagctaTAG
- a CDS encoding uncharacterized protein (TransMembrane:2 (o56-78i142-167o)) has protein sequence MPRSPPNVERGNFMVSLYLLGSENGYALAEDARKFANREPSFEQNDVLFHSRRPALLPYIDPVVSLASRVLFLLYHLIFPTAQTCMMKIPVAERVAFPTDSSIPLSAYVEIEAGQEIQIYSASLTMTAQLSGLRWLMFHYRLLTFMTFTMVFWVCELAFMSVAWAIFGALMGSSSSNKLEYKTRKSQRQSTTEEATDPEDSDENDDNDGGSDHPHQFPTYGKQPALKHEPDIKDEEEHKQPLYEIPVAGEEADDEEDVESPRDSGIGTSYSGEGSSSVRRRKSQSRLEQ, from the coding sequence ATGCCGCGATCGCCTCCCAATGTCGAACGAGGGAACTTTATGGTCAGCCTATATCTGCTGGGCTCCGAGAATGGCTACGCATTAGCTGAAGATGCGCGGAAATTCGCCAATCGTGAACCGAGTTTCGAGCAGAACGATGTGCTTTTCCACTCACGAAGGCCGGCCTTGCTTCCTTACATCGACCCCGTGGTTTCTTTGGCATCGCGCGTTCTGTTCTTACTCTACCACCTGATATTCCCAACGGCGCAGACTTGCATGATGAAAATACCAGTAGCCGAGCGAGTCGCTTTCCCGACGGATTCTTCCATTCCCTTGTCGGCGTATGTGGAGATTGAGGCAGGGCAGGAGATTCAGATTTACAGCGCTTCACTTACGATGACGGCGCAGCTTAGCGGCCTCCGATGGCTCATGTTTCACTACCGCCTTTTGACTTTTATGACGTTTACGATGGTATTCTGGGTCTGCGAACTTGCCTTTATGAGCGTTGCTTGGGCCATCTTTGGCGCTTTGATGGGATCTTCTTCGTCGAACAAACTGGAATACAAGACTCGAAAAAGTCAGCGCCAGTCGACAACAGAAGAAGCGACAGACCCGGAAGACTCTGACGAGAATGATGACAATGATGGTGGATCAGATCATCCGCACCAGTTCCCTACTTACGGAAAGCAGCCTGCCTTGAAGCACGAACCAGACAtcaaagacgaggaagagcaTAAACAGCCTCTTTATGAGATACCTGTTGccggcgaagaagctgatgatgaagaagatgttgaatCGCCTCGAGACTCGGGTATTGGTACCAGCTACAGTGGAGAAGGGAGCAGCAGTGTTCGCAGGAGGAAATCGCAATCGCGCTTGGAGCAGTAG
- a CDS encoding uncharacterized protein (TransMembrane:3 (i21-45o148-170i234-259o)), whose protein sequence is METFQETARVITSKPVQRAAVNIALLVSGAVTLLGLAAIASVLFFQNFVPDQFVTTPVHLQYGTGLNPYGLTALTVPLLKPQQDYDISVTLSMPRSPPNVERGNFMVSLYLLGSENGYALAEDARKFANREPSFEQNDVLFHSRRPALLPYIDPVVSLASRVLFLLYHLIFPTAQTCMMKIPVAERVAFPTDSSIPLSAYVEIEAGQEIQIYSASLTMTAQLSGLRWLMFHYRLLTFMTFTMVFWVCELAFMSVAWAIFGALMGSSSSNKLEYKTRKSQRQSTTEEATDPEDSDENDDNDGGSDHPHQFPTYGKQPALKHEPDIKDEEEHKQPLYEIPVAGEEADDEEDVESPRDSGIGTSYSGEGSSSVRRRKSQSRLEQ, encoded by the exons ATG GAAACATTCCAGGAGACTGCGCGTGTTATCACCTCGAAGCCCGTCCAGAGGGCCGCTGTCAATATCGCGTTGCTCGTTTCTGGAGCGGTGACACTGCTTGGTCTGGCTGCGATTGCCTctgtgctcttcttccagaacTTTGTGCCTGACCAGTTTGTCACTACGCCAGTTCATCTGCAATATGG GACGGGTCTTAATCCATATGGCCTTACGGCGCTGACcgtgccgctgctgaagccGCAGCAAGACTACGACATCTCCGTTACCCTTTCAATGCCGCGATCGCCTCCCAATGTCGAACGAGGGAACTTTATGGTCAGCCTATATCTGCTGGGCTCCGAGAATGGCTACGCATTAGCTGAAGATGCGCGGAAATTCGCCAATCGTGAACCGAGTTTCGAGCAGAACGATGTGCTTTTCCACTCACGAAGGCCGGCCTTGCTTCCTTACATCGACCCCGTGGTTTCTTTGGCATCGCGCGTTCTGTTCTTACTCTACCACCTGATATTCCCAACGGCGCAGACTTGCATGATGAAAATACCAGTAGCCGAGCGAGTCGCTTTCCCGACGGATTCTTCCATTCCCTTGTCGGCGTATGTGGAGATTGAGGCAGGGCAGGAGATTCAGATTTACAGCGCTTCACTTACGATGACGGCGCAGCTTAGCGGCCTCCGATGGCTCATGTTTCACTACCGCCTTTTGACTTTTATGACGTTTACGATGGTATTCTGGGTCTGCGAACTTGCCTTTATGAGCGTTGCTTGGGCCATCTTTGGCGCTTTGATGGGATCTTCTTCGTCGAACAAACTGGAATACAAGACTCGAAAAAGTCAGCGCCAGTCGACAACAGAAGAAGCGACAGACCCGGAAGACTCTGACGAGAATGATGACAATGATGGTGGATCAGATCATCCGCACCAGTTCCCTACTTACGGAAAGCAGCCTGCCTTGAAGCACGAACCAGACAtcaaagacgaggaagagcaTAAACAGCCTCTTTATGAGATACCTGTTGccggcgaagaagctgatgatgaagaagatgttgaatCGCCTCGAGACTCGGGTATTGGTACCAGCTACAGTGGAGAAGGGAGCAGCAGTGTTCGCAGGAGGAAATCGCAATCGCGCTTGGAGCAGTAG